Proteins encoded within one genomic window of Ursus arctos isolate Adak ecotype North America unplaced genomic scaffold, UrsArc2.0 scaffold_7, whole genome shotgun sequence:
- the LOC113258910 gene encoding meiosis expressed gene 1 protein homolog encodes MASSDVKPKSISHAKKWSEEIGNLYRFQQAGYWDEIEYRQVKQVSMVDRWPETGYMKKLQRRDNAFCNYNKQRECDDRTSTK; translated from the coding sequence ATGGCTAGTTCTGACGTGAAACCAAAATCAATAAGCCATGccaaaaaatggtcagaagagaTAGGGAATCTGTACAGATTTCAGCAAGCAGGATATTGGGATGAAATTGAATATAGACAGGTGAAACAAGTTTCTATGGTAGATCGTTGGCCAGAGACGGGATACATGAAGAAACTCCAGAGAAGGGACAATGCTTTCTGTAACTACAACAAACAGAGGGAGTGTGATGACAGGACGTCCACAAAGTGA